The Mastacembelus armatus chromosome 9, fMasArm1.2, whole genome shotgun sequence genome contains a region encoding:
- the qng1 gene encoding queuosine 5'-phosphate N-glycosylase/hydrolase isoform X2, which translates to MPMLQERHQVLTEGGRVLLEHGGSFRSFISQAGKDARKMLELIVEKIPSYRDEAIYEGKRVSFYKRAQILVADSWAIMESRGEGDIINMDWLTMFADYRVPQALAFLGALRYSDTLMQTLMNEEVLCSGDRREVEIRGCSVWCVELIKNHLHKLVQERDGHTCNINSAIIDFYLWPYAKQHHKDMAHIPIHHTRCIYY; encoded by the exons GTGCTGACCGAAGGTGGCCGCGTGCTGCTGGAACACGGTGGAAGTTTCCGCAGTTTTATCAGCCAAGCCGGAAAAGACGCCCGGAAGATGCTGGAGCTCATTGTGGAGAAGATTCCTTCCTACAGGGATGAAGCAATATATGAG GGGAAGAGAGTCTCTTTCTACAAACGAGCCCAGATTCTGGTGGCAGATTCCTGGGCTATCATGGAGTCCAGAGGAGAGGGAGACATCATTAACATGGACTGGCTCACCATGTTTGCAGATTACAGGGTCCCACAGGCTCTCGCCTTCCTTGGAGCACTACGATACTCTGACACACTGATGCAGACGCTGATGAATG AAGAGGTGCTGTGTTCTGGGGACAGGCGAGAGGTTGAGATCCGAGGTTGTTCAGTTTGGTGCGTGGAGTTGATCAAAAACCATCTACACAAGCTAGTGCAGGAGAGAGACGGACATACCTGCAACATCAACTCTGCTATCATCGACTTCTACCTGTGGCCTTACGCCAAGCAGCACCACAAAGACATGGCCCACATTCCCATACACCACACACGCTGTATTTACTACTGA